A window of bacterium contains these coding sequences:
- a CDS encoding DUF402 domain-containing protein, protein MNVLEVKRRLDGSVRTYPCEAVEIAADRAVLLYRLPGQGRVADLVLPAGTLTVAYYWLDRPYNVYHWMAPSGETLAYYFNLSGPVRIGPDGLEWEDLEVDVLVTPDGRVQILDEDAVPAAAAARLPEIARARERVLADWPAVVADVERASRALQPGPGAARA, encoded by the coding sequence GTGAACGTGCTCGAAGTCAAGCGCCGCCTCGACGGCAGCGTGCGCACCTATCCGTGCGAGGCCGTCGAGATCGCAGCGGATCGCGCGGTGCTGCTGTACCGCCTGCCGGGCCAGGGCCGCGTCGCCGACCTCGTCCTGCCGGCCGGGACGCTGACCGTCGCCTACTACTGGCTCGATCGGCCCTACAACGTCTACCACTGGATGGCTCCGTCGGGCGAGACGCTGGCCTACTACTTCAACCTCAGCGGGCCGGTTCGGATCGGCCCGGACGGCCTGGAGTGGGAGGATCTCGAGGTCGACGTGCTCGTCACGCCGGATGGGCGCGTGCAGATTCTGGACGAGGACGCCGTGCCTGCGGCGGCGGCGGCGCGCCTGCCCGAGATCGCCCGCGCGCGGGAGCGCGTGCTGGCGGATTGGCCGGCCGTGGTCGCCGACGTCGAACGCGCCTCGCGGGCGCTTCAGCCGGGTCCGGGGGCCGCGCGCGCATGA